In Ruania zhangjianzhongii, the following proteins share a genomic window:
- a CDS encoding Ku protein: MRAIWKGAVTFGLVNVPVSVYSATESHDVRLHQVHDADGGRIRYQRKCEKCGEVVPFEHIDKAFTDGDASVVLTEDDLATLPAERSKEIDVLEFVPNDQVDPIMFGSAYYLAPSSTSSKPYVLLRRTLEETDRTAIVSFTLRQKTRLAALRVRGDALLLQTLLWADEIREPDFEGLDEAKISAKELDMSAKLVRSYEADFDPAAHTDEYQVQLRALLEEKLASGEVVQASTPEDEDSGGEVLDLMEALRRSVEASRSARGGTSKSSKGTGSKTGAGKKSKATNTGKTAAKRKTADASEDKTA; this comes from the coding sequence ATGCGCGCGATCTGGAAAGGTGCGGTGACCTTCGGGCTGGTGAACGTGCCGGTCTCGGTCTACAGCGCCACGGAGAGCCACGATGTGCGCCTGCACCAGGTGCACGACGCCGACGGCGGCCGGATCCGGTACCAGCGCAAGTGTGAGAAGTGCGGTGAGGTCGTGCCGTTCGAGCACATCGACAAGGCGTTCACCGACGGTGACGCCTCCGTGGTGCTCACCGAGGACGATCTGGCGACGTTGCCGGCGGAGCGCAGCAAGGAGATCGACGTGCTCGAGTTCGTCCCGAACGATCAGGTGGACCCGATCATGTTCGGCTCCGCCTACTACCTCGCGCCCAGCTCCACCTCGAGCAAGCCGTACGTGCTGCTGCGGCGCACCCTGGAGGAGACCGACCGCACGGCGATCGTCTCGTTCACGCTGCGGCAGAAGACCCGGCTCGCGGCGCTGCGGGTGCGGGGGGACGCGCTGCTGCTGCAGACCCTGCTGTGGGCGGACGAGATCCGCGAACCCGACTTCGAGGGCCTGGACGAGGCGAAGATCAGCGCCAAGGAGCTGGACATGTCCGCCAAGCTGGTGCGCAGCTACGAGGCGGACTTCGACCCGGCCGCGCACACCGACGAGTACCAGGTCCAGCTGCGCGCGCTGCTGGAGGAGAAGCTGGCCTCCGGTGAAGTCGTGCAAGCCTCGACCCCGGAGGACGAGGACTCCGGCGGTGAGGTGCTCGACCTGATGGAGGCGTTGCGCCGCAGCGTGGAGGCCAGCAGGTCTGCCCGCGGTGGTACGAGCAAGAGTTCGAAAGGCACCGGCAGCAAGACGGGCGCCGGGAAGAAGAGCAAGGCCACGAACACGGGGAAGACGGCGGCCAAGCGCAAGACTGCGGACGCGAGCGAGGACAAGACCGCCTGA
- a CDS encoding metallophosphoesterase family protein translates to MNSADKSPEEHPETTPTPEEHAEAEEHAEPEEHPETTPAPEEHPETTPALRHRVEWWHQLRPMTRRSIRAGIVVLVTGFVALVVGLLSAQYTGSLGPHEADYSVRLNDEIRVDMGPLGALIVDSPLPLRVGVNVQVKEIPVGLAAPGANPIAGLTSDLQGYTQFFANPEPAIREAAGGLITDALGRFTLLWSIQLLIVASARLAGHGLLRETMKNAMRQPGVAPLTMAVVVAVTLVPLVDATRSSGNVGRTSAVLDGTPLEDARITGRLAPIVDYYGGYVVDAIDKNSEFYVAAQANLVSVFEAERAAAAQASADEEGAETGAENTDTDTDPGTDSDTDTDSDTDADADADGHGLASADAADGQETDTNTDTDTNTGADSDALGGGENPTSAESASADQTQNDEPTTAGEPTAAGEETPSGDEGSAGAETAAAEEEPELITGVMVTDLHCNIGMAEVIGTAAAEFGADLIINAGDTVMAGTSVESYCVSAFADGFGDLPVVFADGNHDSRTTTEQEVEAGWIPLEGEPVEVAGLRFFGDNDPTISSLGQPTRPTREETVLEMGDRLAARGCELAEEGEQVDVLLVHSPYAGRQIIEAGCAPVSLSGHMHNQTGPRQLGLGTQYIGASTAGAAEGSPTIGPLTQPATITAIRWDPDTHLPVDYRIVTVGTDTSVVLSDWTPWPAQPTEFVSGQQTEE, encoded by the coding sequence GTGAACTCTGCGGACAAGTCCCCGGAGGAGCACCCGGAAACCACCCCGACGCCGGAGGAGCACGCCGAGGCGGAGGAGCACGCCGAGCCGGAAGAGCATCCGGAAACCACCCCGGCGCCGGAGGAGCACCCGGAAACCACCCCGGCGCTGCGCCATCGGGTGGAGTGGTGGCACCAGCTGCGACCGATGACCCGGCGGAGCATCCGGGCCGGCATCGTAGTGCTGGTGACCGGGTTCGTGGCGCTCGTCGTCGGGCTGCTCAGCGCCCAGTACACCGGCTCCCTCGGTCCGCACGAGGCGGACTACTCGGTCCGGCTGAACGACGAGATTCGGGTGGATATGGGCCCCCTCGGTGCGTTGATCGTCGACTCCCCGCTGCCGCTGCGGGTGGGCGTGAACGTGCAGGTGAAGGAGATCCCGGTCGGCCTGGCCGCACCCGGTGCGAATCCGATCGCCGGGCTCACCTCCGACCTGCAGGGCTACACCCAGTTCTTCGCCAACCCCGAGCCGGCCATCCGCGAGGCTGCCGGCGGGCTGATCACCGATGCGCTTGGCCGGTTCACCCTGCTCTGGTCGATCCAGCTGCTGATCGTCGCCAGCGCGCGGCTCGCCGGGCACGGGCTGCTCCGGGAGACGATGAAGAACGCGATGCGCCAGCCCGGGGTGGCTCCGCTGACCATGGCAGTGGTGGTGGCGGTGACGCTGGTGCCGCTCGTGGACGCCACGCGCAGCTCGGGCAACGTCGGCCGTACGTCGGCGGTGCTGGACGGCACCCCGCTCGAGGATGCGCGGATCACCGGTCGGCTCGCCCCGATCGTGGACTACTACGGCGGCTACGTGGTGGATGCGATCGATAAGAACAGCGAGTTCTACGTCGCCGCCCAGGCGAATCTCGTCTCGGTGTTCGAGGCGGAGCGAGCGGCCGCAGCACAGGCGAGCGCTGACGAGGAAGGCGCGGAGACCGGTGCCGAGAACACCGATACCGATACCGACCCTGGCACCGACTCCGACACCGACACCGACTCCGATACCGACGCCGACGCTGATGCGGACGGGCACGGCCTCGCCTCCGCCGACGCTGCGGACGGCCAGGAAACCGACACCAACACCGACACCGACACCAACACCGGCGCCGACAGTGACGCCCTAGGGGGCGGGGAGAACCCGACCAGTGCGGAGAGTGCCTCCGCCGACCAGACCCAGAACGACGAGCCGACCACGGCGGGTGAGCCGACGGCAGCAGGCGAGGAGACGCCGTCGGGCGATGAGGGCTCGGCCGGTGCCGAGACCGCCGCAGCCGAGGAGGAGCCGGAACTGATCACCGGAGTGATGGTCACCGACCTGCACTGCAACATCGGTATGGCCGAGGTGATCGGAACGGCGGCAGCCGAGTTCGGCGCCGACCTGATCATCAACGCCGGAGACACGGTGATGGCGGGTACCTCCGTGGAGTCCTACTGCGTGTCGGCGTTCGCGGACGGCTTCGGCGATCTCCCGGTGGTGTTCGCCGACGGCAACCACGACTCCCGTACCACCACCGAGCAGGAGGTCGAGGCCGGCTGGATCCCGCTGGAGGGCGAACCGGTGGAGGTCGCCGGCCTGCGGTTCTTCGGTGACAACGACCCGACGATCAGTTCCCTCGGTCAGCCCACCCGACCCACCCGGGAAGAGACCGTGCTGGAGATGGGCGACCGGCTCGCCGCCCGCGGCTGCGAGCTGGCCGAAGAGGGTGAACAGGTGGACGTGCTGCTGGTGCACAGTCCGTACGCCGGCCGGCAGATCATCGAGGCTGGCTGTGCACCGGTGAGCCTGTCCGGGCACATGCACAATCAGACCGGCCCGCGTCAGCTCGGACTGGGCACCCAGTACATCGGCGCCAGCACCGCCGGCGCCGCCGAAGGGTCCCCGACGATCGGTCCGCTGACCCAACCCGCGACGATCACCGCGATCCGGTGGGACCCGGACACCCACCTCCCGGTCGACTACCGGATCGTCACCGTGGGCACG
- a CDS encoding collagen-like triple helix repeat-containing protein, translating into MSTADPHQPETPGESGATGSSVRPGTPAAPGARGTSGTPAASGQPGTPSASGVPGTPGQAPEQPSPSRWKFGDGVPPVWLRRVTIGAGVVIVLVLLGVLGSIVLPGWWAGVVTGLVQGVSSAGILVGLVCGLVFTVIPASVIWLAVRSTWTWRTRLIVAASAAVVALPNVLTLVIDVGTTSSAVDARLDMVIGSPSFTGSTLVGVIIGLIAVVGGVLGWRWLRRSRAELRKVRGAQGKKSRGRSRASRSETDTTASG; encoded by the coding sequence ATGAGTACCGCCGATCCGCACCAGCCGGAGACCCCCGGGGAGTCTGGCGCTACCGGTAGTTCGGTCCGGCCGGGAACGCCGGCCGCGCCGGGAGCTCGGGGCACGTCGGGCACGCCCGCCGCTTCGGGTCAGCCGGGCACGCCGAGTGCGTCAGGGGTGCCGGGCACGCCGGGCCAGGCGCCGGAGCAGCCGTCACCGTCCCGCTGGAAGTTCGGCGACGGCGTTCCACCAGTGTGGCTGCGCCGGGTCACCATCGGCGCGGGGGTCGTGATCGTCCTGGTGCTGCTCGGCGTGCTCGGCAGCATTGTCCTGCCCGGGTGGTGGGCCGGGGTCGTCACCGGGCTGGTGCAAGGGGTCTCCAGTGCGGGCATCCTCGTCGGGCTGGTCTGCGGGCTGGTGTTCACCGTGATCCCGGCCAGCGTGATCTGGCTCGCAGTGCGCTCCACCTGGACCTGGCGTACCCGGCTGATCGTGGCAGCCTCTGCTGCAGTCGTGGCGCTGCCGAACGTGCTCACCCTGGTGATCGATGTCGGCACCACATCCTCGGCGGTGGACGCCCGGTTGGACATGGTGATCGGTTCGCCCTCGTTCACCGGCTCCACGCTCGTGGGAGTGATCATCGGCCTGATCGCCGTGGTCGGCGGAGTGCTTGGCTGGCGCTGGCTGCGCCGTTCCCGGGCAGAGCTGCGCAAGGTTCGCGGAGCGCAGGGGAAGAAGTCCCGGGGCCGCTCCCGCGCCTCGCGCAGTGAGACGGACACCACCGCCTCCGGCTAG
- a CDS encoding ABC transporter ATP-binding protein — MSAAASTPRGVADEENSYLDRARSKEVRQRSLRLLGSLLRPVRGLFGVTVVLVVIAQAAKVAGPALIAGAVDRGLPAAMDGEWGPAIGFGIAYVGCAVVAGGGTAGYIRFAANVSQAILLNLRQRVFRQTQRLSLEFHESYTSGRIISRQTADLEALRELLDNGITSLASGLLFMVFTGVSLFLMDWQSGLVLLVAVLPVWLVTRWFQKRSQVLYRISRVASARLIVNFVETMTGMRAVQAFRREKANNGVYGELTEDYRQNNARTMGLNGIYDPALQLIGNVTVAVALAIGSFRLLDGGIEVGTLLATLLYTKRFFQPVQQMGMFYNSFQSASAALEKISGLLEEVPSVRAAEHPVALPKASGHLRFDGVRFGYGEETVLPKLDLDIPSGQIIALVGQTGAGKSTVAKLVARFYDVNGGRITLDGVDLREVAPRDLRRAVVMVTQEAYLFSGTVRDNIALARPDAADEEIEAAARAVGAHDFITALPEGYDTDVNKRGGRVSAGQRQLISFARAFLADPAVLILDEATSSLDIPGERLVQRGLQTLLADRTALIIAHRLSTVAIADRVLVMSQGEVVEDGSPEELIGRAGRFAALHQAWQDSLV; from the coding sequence ATGAGTGCTGCAGCATCCACTCCACGCGGAGTGGCCGATGAGGAGAACAGCTACCTGGATCGCGCCCGGTCCAAGGAGGTCCGCCAGCGCTCGCTGCGCCTGCTCGGCAGCCTGCTCCGGCCGGTGCGTGGACTGTTCGGTGTGACCGTGGTGCTGGTGGTGATCGCGCAGGCGGCGAAGGTGGCCGGCCCGGCGCTGATCGCCGGTGCGGTGGACCGCGGGCTGCCCGCCGCCATGGACGGGGAGTGGGGGCCGGCGATCGGCTTCGGTATCGCCTACGTCGGCTGTGCCGTGGTGGCCGGTGGCGGCACTGCCGGGTACATCCGGTTTGCCGCCAACGTGAGCCAGGCGATCTTGTTGAACCTGCGCCAGCGGGTGTTCCGGCAGACGCAGCGTCTCTCCCTGGAGTTCCACGAGAGTTACACCTCCGGCCGGATCATCTCCCGGCAGACCGCCGACCTGGAGGCGCTGCGCGAGCTGCTGGACAACGGCATCACCTCGTTGGCCTCCGGTCTGCTGTTCATGGTCTTCACCGGTGTCTCCCTGTTCCTGATGGACTGGCAGTCCGGCCTGGTGCTGCTGGTGGCGGTGCTGCCGGTGTGGTTGGTGACCCGGTGGTTCCAGAAGCGGTCCCAGGTGCTCTACCGCATCTCCCGGGTGGCCTCAGCGCGGTTGATCGTGAACTTCGTGGAGACGATGACCGGGATGCGGGCCGTGCAGGCGTTCCGCCGGGAGAAGGCGAACAACGGCGTGTACGGCGAGCTCACCGAGGACTACCGGCAGAACAACGCCCGCACGATGGGACTGAACGGGATCTACGATCCGGCCCTGCAGCTGATCGGCAACGTGACGGTCGCCGTGGCTCTGGCGATCGGCTCGTTCCGGCTGCTGGATGGCGGAATCGAGGTGGGCACGCTGCTGGCCACGCTGCTCTACACCAAGCGCTTCTTCCAGCCGGTGCAGCAGATGGGCATGTTCTACAACTCCTTCCAGTCCGCCTCCGCGGCGCTGGAGAAGATCTCCGGTCTGCTCGAGGAGGTCCCCTCGGTGCGGGCGGCCGAGCACCCGGTGGCACTGCCGAAGGCCTCCGGACACCTGCGGTTCGACGGTGTGCGGTTCGGGTATGGCGAAGAGACCGTGCTGCCGAAGCTGGACCTGGACATCCCGTCCGGGCAGATCATCGCACTGGTCGGCCAGACCGGAGCCGGGAAGTCGACAGTGGCCAAGCTGGTGGCCCGGTTCTACGACGTGAATGGCGGGCGGATCACCCTGGACGGGGTAGACCTGCGCGAGGTGGCACCGCGCGACCTGCGCCGCGCGGTGGTGATGGTCACCCAGGAGGCGTACCTGTTCTCCGGCACTGTGCGGGACAACATCGCCCTCGCCCGCCCAGATGCTGCCGATGAGGAGATCGAGGCCGCTGCTCGCGCTGTGGGAGCGCATGACTTCATCACCGCACTGCCGGAGGGGTACGACACGGATGTGAACAAGCGGGGCGGCAGGGTCAGCGCCGGGCAACGGCAGCTCATCTCCTTCGCCCGGGCGTTCTTGGCCGACCCGGCGGTGCTGATCCTGGACGAGGCCACCAGTTCCCTGGATATCCCCGGGGAACGACTGGTCCAGCGTGGATTGCAGACGCTGCTGGCCGACCGCACGGCGCTGATCATCGCCCACCGACTGTCCACGGTGGCGATCGCCGACAGGGTGCTGGTGATGAGCCAGGGGGAAGTGGTCGAAGACGGGTCCCCGGAGGAGCTGATCGGCAGGGCGGGGAGATTTGCTGCGCTGCACCAGGCGTGGCAAGACTCGCTGGTGTGA
- a CDS encoding ABC transporter ATP-binding protein, which produces MASLPPSTAVVATLARLYPFLRPALPWLIAGMLSALGASLCALAIPQVLEWAVNGPLLGSAADGDRSGVWSAVLLVLGLGVLEAGLVAARRAFILVPGTRVEASMRMALFRHLQDLPIAFHDQWPGGQLLSRSMADLGQLRRWMSFGLIMLVVNTTTIGVGVGLMVDMGGILGIAYLCGALPVVYFSYRFSTRFRRISRLSQDQTGDLATTVEESVHGIRVLKAFGRGREAYQSFSVQADELRSTELSKARTLGGFTFAITTISEAVLGACLLSGVWLVVDGQLSVGALLAFFATAAVVNGPVEQLGHLVSMTLYAKTAVDRYFEVLDTANELPDPKDPIRPEEPVGDLVFDDVHFQYPDEPTPDQAWRDPARPSEAPRTEVIAGVDLHVRPGETMALVGLTGSGKTTMISLVPRLFDVTSGTVTVDGVDVRQMSRRDLRELVSIAFEDATLFSSTVRENVLLGAPEGYRAEADLDRALTVAQADFVRDLPAGLDTTIGEEGLSLSGGQRQRLALARAVAARPKILVLDDPLSALDVATEEAVTAHLREELADTTTLVVAHRPSTVALADRVAVLAGGRITAVGTHRELLAGHPHYRFVISSLAEDNDAESEVATR; this is translated from the coding sequence ATGGCGTCGCTGCCGCCCAGTACTGCAGTGGTGGCGACGCTCGCTCGACTGTATCCCTTCCTGCGCCCGGCGTTGCCCTGGCTGATCGCAGGCATGCTGTCCGCGCTCGGGGCAAGTCTGTGCGCGCTGGCGATCCCGCAGGTGCTGGAGTGGGCCGTGAACGGCCCTCTGCTCGGTTCTGCTGCCGACGGCGATCGCAGCGGTGTCTGGTCCGCCGTGCTGTTGGTGCTCGGGCTGGGTGTGCTCGAGGCAGGCCTGGTCGCCGCGCGGCGGGCGTTCATCCTTGTCCCGGGTACCCGGGTGGAGGCCTCGATGCGGATGGCGCTGTTCCGCCACCTGCAGGATCTGCCCATCGCGTTCCACGACCAGTGGCCCGGTGGGCAGCTGCTGTCCCGCTCGATGGCCGACCTCGGCCAGCTGCGCCGATGGATGTCCTTCGGGCTGATCATGCTGGTGGTGAACACCACCACGATCGGCGTCGGTGTCGGCTTGATGGTGGACATGGGCGGCATCCTCGGCATCGCCTACCTGTGCGGCGCACTGCCGGTGGTGTACTTCTCCTACCGGTTCTCCACGCGGTTCCGGCGGATCTCCCGGCTCAGCCAGGACCAGACCGGGGACCTGGCCACCACCGTGGAAGAGTCGGTGCACGGCATCCGGGTGCTGAAGGCGTTCGGCCGCGGGCGGGAGGCCTACCAGAGCTTCTCGGTGCAGGCCGACGAGCTGCGCAGCACCGAGCTGTCCAAGGCACGCACCCTCGGCGGGTTCACGTTCGCGATCACCACCATCTCCGAAGCAGTGCTCGGTGCATGCCTGCTCAGCGGGGTGTGGCTGGTGGTCGACGGGCAGCTCAGCGTCGGCGCACTGCTGGCGTTCTTCGCTACCGCCGCCGTGGTGAACGGACCGGTGGAGCAGCTCGGACACCTGGTGTCGATGACGCTCTACGCCAAGACCGCCGTCGACCGGTACTTCGAGGTGCTGGACACCGCCAACGAGCTGCCGGACCCGAAGGATCCGATCCGACCCGAGGAGCCGGTCGGCGATCTCGTCTTCGACGACGTGCACTTCCAGTACCCCGACGAGCCCACCCCGGACCAGGCCTGGCGGGATCCGGCCCGGCCCAGTGAGGCACCGCGGACCGAAGTGATCGCCGGTGTGGACCTGCACGTGCGACCCGGGGAGACGATGGCCCTGGTGGGACTGACCGGGTCCGGGAAGACGACGATGATCTCCCTGGTGCCGCGGCTGTTCGATGTCACCAGCGGCACGGTGACTGTGGACGGTGTGGACGTGCGCCAGATGAGCCGGCGCGACCTGCGCGAGCTCGTCTCCATCGCGTTCGAGGACGCCACCCTGTTCTCCTCCACCGTGCGGGAGAACGTGCTCCTCGGCGCCCCGGAGGGCTACCGCGCCGAGGCTGACCTGGACCGGGCCCTGACCGTGGCACAGGCGGACTTCGTCCGTGACCTGCCCGCCGGTCTGGACACCACGATCGGGGAGGAAGGGCTGAGTCTGTCCGGCGGTCAACGCCAGCGGTTGGCACTGGCGAGGGCGGTGGCCGCGCGGCCGAAGATCCTGGTCCTGGACGACCCGCTGTCCGCGCTCGACGTGGCCACCGAGGAGGCGGTCACCGCACACCTGCGCGAGGAGCTGGCTGATACCACCACACTCGTCGTGGCTCACCGGCCCTCCACAGTGGCGTTGGCCGACCGGGTCGCCGTGCTGGCCGGCGGGCGCATCACAGCGGTAGGAACGCACCGCGAGCTGCTCGCCGGTCATCCGCACTACCGGTTCGTGATCTCCAGTCTCGCTGAGGACAACGATGCCGAATCGGAGGTGGCGACCCGATGA